TGTGGATTTCGGCGACAACcgtctcgagcttgtcgGTGTCTCCAGACAAGGTGACACTCTTGGGAGAGTTCTCACATGCCCTGACAACTCCGGGAACAAGGAAGGTCTCAACCTCACCCCAACCCAGTCCAATGGCTGCCATGGCACCCTTTCTCTTTTGTTGGAGTGTGACATCACCTCTGAGCCATGCTGCGGTGATTGCCTCCTGGGCGGTCAGAGCACCGGTGGCATAAGCAGCAGCAATCTCACCACTAGAGTGACCAACTACAGCCTTGGGCCTGATGCCAATGGTAGCGAGGGCGTCGATCATGGCCAGCTGGATGGCGGTGCAGGCGGGTTGAGAAAGCTGTGCAGTTTCCACCCTGCTGGACCTAGGAGGCTTCAGCAATTCCTCCTCAAGACCCCAGTCCGGACCACCAGGGATAGACCGAAGGTGCTCGTCAAGAGATCGGATGGTACCCCTAAAGGTGTCGTTGGAGTATagcatctccttggccatcaGAGGCCATTGGGCTCCCTGACCAGTGAAGACCATGACGACACTAGGTGTCTGACCAATTCGTGAAGTGGGAGAGACGAGACCAGCTCTCTCTCGGGAAGCCACCACGAAGGCTCGGTGCGTAAGATGCTGACGACGATTGGCAAGGGTGTATGCCAGATCCCCAAGACTCTCGGGGTGACGGCCAAAGAACTCCCCATAACCTTCAGCCATTCTCTTGAGAGAATCAGCCGAATTAGCGGAGTAGACAAGAAGTTGAGGTGTGCGCGAAGtattcttggtcttggtctcaaTATTGAAGCTTCGGGCAGAGTCAATGATAACGTGGGCATTGGCACCTCCGATGCCGAAAGAGTTGACGCTAGCTCTCTCGTATCGATCCTCAGGCCAAGGAGTAGGCTCGACAGGAACAGTCAACTTCCTAGACTCAAAAGGAATGTTTGGGTTTGGGGTGTTGAACTTGATGTTAGGTGGAATGATACGGTGCTGAAGAGCCATGACAACCTTGAGAAGCGAGGTGAGGCCAGATGCTCCCTCTGAGTGACCGAGGTTGGGTTTGACTGAGCCAATATGGACACCTTTGTCGCCAAAGACTCGTGCGACAGCATTAGCCTCGATCGGATCACCGACAGGAGTACCTGTGCCATGGCACTCAACGAATCCGGTTTGTGAGACATCGAAGCCAGCATCTTTGTATGCCTTTCTCATCATTGACTCGTGACTCAACGTGTTAGGATGAGTCAGACCTGGTGTTTTGCCGTCGTGGTTTGTAGCAGTTGCCCGAATGACAGCCCGGATCGGGTTGTTGTCTTTCAAGGCTGCTTCTAGAGGCTTGATGTAGATGGCCGTAATGGCCTCTCCACGACCATAaccatcagcatcagccgaGAAACTCTTGCAAGAGCCATCGGGAGAAAGAACACCCTGCTCAGTCATGGCAGTGGTCATGTTGGGGGCCAAGATGAGGTTGGCACCTCCAACAATGGCGGAAGAACAGTCGCCTCGCTGAATAGCGACACATGCTTCATGGAGACATACAAGAGCGGCCGAGCATCCAGTGCGGACCGTCATACTAGTTCTCAGTTAGTATACGACGGGTAGGCAAAATAGAGTATACATACCTGGGCCCATGAAGATCCATCTCGTACGAGATTCGATTCGACAGGAGAAAGTCTCCATAGCCTCCAACACGGTGCATTCCCCACTGCTGAGGTTCCTTTGCCCACATCTCAATCCAATCCTCACCGAAGCTGCCCATATAGCAACCTACCAGGCCCCCTCTGAGGCTTGTCTCACCTGCATCATCGATAGCCTCTCGGACAACCTCGAGCATCTGCCTCTGGTGAGGATCGGCGCGTTCTGCCTCAGTCCGGCCTAGGTTGAAGAAAGATCCGTCCAAGCTGCCTAGGTTGATGCTCTCGTCGAGGAAATAGCCGTACTCGGACTTGACTGATCCAGGCTTGACGTGGGGAGAATAGTAGGCATCGACGTTGTATCGAGATTCGGGAACGCGTGCTCGAGCATCTCCCTTGGCCACAAGAAACTCCCATAGCTGCTCAGGAGTGTGCAAGCCGCCGGGAAGACGACATGCCATTCCGCAGATGGCGATTGAGACTGGACCAGAGCCCTTGGCTGTGTTTGCTCCGTTGACATGAGCTCCATTTGTAGAAGCACCGTTGGTATGCACACCGTTTGTGCCGTTTGTGCGATTGACACCGTTGCCGTTGACTCCGTTGCCATTGGTGTGGCCGTTGGCACCATTGGCACCATTAGCACCATTAGCACCATTAGCACCATTGGTACCGTTGGTACCGTTGGCCTGTGTGCCATTAGTAGCAGTGATGTTGTGGGCGTCGGCCGTCATGATGTAGGTAGTCAAGCTGTGGAGTGTAATGTATAATGATAATTCTCCGGTCCCGCGAAGGAAGAATGAATTCTAAGTTTGAAAGATGTGTGATGAAGAAGTCTTAGAGAAGCTGTTTGGACTCAACTTAGTGGAATTCGCTCTGAAGTCTCGAGGATACCAGCAGCTTATAGCTTTCGTTGGTATGTATCTCGGTCGACTAAAGGAATACAGTGCATGCTTAGATCCCAGCCCTGGGTCTGTCTCCCTTCTTCGTTCAATGCAGAAACTCCCAAGAAACGGAATCCGCAAACCGTTGCGTTTGTCAAAACCTTTCTCGCCATCCCAGAACAATCATGCGTGGTTCGAGAGGACGGAGTTCCCGTGGCTTGGCCAACCTCAAGGACGGGTTCCGCCCTCGCTTCGATGCGCCAAGAGATATTTGGAACATGACATTTGATACCATCTCGACAGCTGAAACAGGAAGGTAGACTTGTATGTTGGGATTATCGATGGTGAACAAACGTGGGATAGCTATTGGACATGGCGTGTGGCCACACCCCACGGCTTGGCCCCCTGCGATGCGACCTAGCCCACCTAAGGAGGCACTTTGGCATCTCCCCTGCATTTCTCTGACCACCCGGCCACCGCCTGTTCTCTGCGAGATACCAGTGGCCTAGCTTTTTTCCCCTCGATGCAACTCTTATCGGAACCCGCAGTCGGCCGATATGCCCGGAACCCGCACCTTGGAAGATCGAATGAGCTGGCTTTACACTGACATGGATATGACACCAAACTTCAGAGCCGTGGCAGAAGAAAGTGAATCGAGATTTGATTGAATATCGGATCCCGGAAAAGATCTGAGACTTGAGTTGAGCGATAGCGTAGAGCAGCTGTGCAACAACTCATTCGGAAGTCAAACCACAGTCGACAGGCCGATTTGACAACATCTGATGGGCAGTAGAATGAGACAGGCTAGTCTCCTGTTAGTATGAACTCAAATACTGGCTGTTTCGCTGCATGTTTCTATCACAACTCGACTTTCACCTCACAGTTCTACCCAACCTCCATCGACCTCTTGCAAAGCCAGCCACTTTGTCCATCGAGGCCTTTTACAAAGCCAACTCTTTTGAACGTTTAAATCTTTAAGTCTCACTCTATTCTACTACATCAATTACTCAGCCAAGATGCCCAAGGTTGTCCCTCACATCAAGGAATACTTGCAGGCCCAGGAGCCGCAAGCTCCTCGCATGAAGGATGCACCCGTCTTTTACCGCAatctggaggaggctctcgaCACGCGCCGAGTAGACCAGAACCTCATTGTCTTCCGTGACTTCAAAGAGGGTGTGGACTTTTCATCCAACGACTTCCTGTCTCTGGCAACCACTGGCCAACTCCGAACGGAATTCTTTGAGGAACTTGAACGCCACCCCAACTTCCGTCTTGGAGCTACAAGCTCTCGGCTTCTTGACGGAAATAGCAGTTACATGGAGaccatcgagaaggagatcGCCGAGTTCCACAACGCcgaagatgccatcatcgtcaactcTGGCTATGAAGCGAACGGCGCCATTTACACTGCCATTCCTCGTCCAGGCGACGCGATAGTCTATGATGAGCTTGTACACGCCAGTACGCACGATGGCATGAAGAACTCTGTGGCTCTAACCAGGGTGTCTTTCCGCCACAATGATGTTGACTCCCTGGAGGAGACCCTGGCCTATATCCGCGACACCCAACCCCTCATTCAAAAAGGCGAGAGGTCTGTCATCATCTCTGTAGAGTCAATCTATAGCATGGATGGAGATGTCTGCCCTCTGAAGGAGTTTGTGGATGTTGCCAAGGAAGTCTTCCCCCTAGGCAACGCTCAGTttgtcgtcgacgaggcccaTGGCACTGGCGTTGTTGGAAAACAGGGAGGTGGCCTTGTTCAAGAGCTTGGCCTCGAAAAAGAGATTGCAATTCGAATGCACACCTTTGGAAAGGCCCTGGCTTCCAATGGAGGTGAGTTGTCGGCGGAAAATCGGGTTCTTGGCCGTGCTAATATCGCCCAGCTGTCATTCTTTCAAACTCAACAGTCAAGACCATGCTCATCAACTTTGCGCGTGGGATTATCTACACGACTGCCCCTAGCTTCCTTGTGCTGGCTGGTATTCGCGCTGGTTACAACCTGCTCAAGGCAGATATGACTGTGAAGGTAAGGAGTGGACCCCAGCAACATCCTTGATGCAGAGGGCTGACGCTTATATGCACGTACCAGGCTCAAGAACGGGTCCAGTACCTTGTcaagctcttcttcaagaccaTTCAGGCGCATCCTGCCTACGAGAGGGCTGCGGAGACTGGAATTCTCCGTGTCCCACTTGCCGATGGGTATGAGACCAGGCCTTTTGTTACCCAGGTGGTGCCTGTCTGGACTCGTCCCCATC
This Fusarium keratoplasticum isolate Fu6.1 chromosome 6, whole genome shotgun sequence DNA region includes the following protein-coding sequences:
- a CDS encoding Aminotran-1-2 domain-containing protein, whose amino-acid sequence is MPKVVPHIKEYLQAQEPQAPRMKDAPVFYRNLEEALDTRRVDQNLIVFRDFKEGVDFSSNDFLSLATTGQLRTEFFEELERHPNFRLGATSSRLLDGNSSYMETIEKEIAEFHNAEDAIIVNSGYEANGAIYTAIPRPGDAIVYDELVHASTHDGMKNSVALTRVSFRHNDVDSLEETLAYIRDTQPLIQKGERSVIISVESIYSMDGDVCPLKEFVDVAKEVFPLGNAQFVVDEAHGTGVVGKQGGGLVQELGLEKEIAIRMHTFGKALASNGAVILSNSTVKTMLINFARGIIYTTAPSFLVLAGIRAGYNLLKADMTVKAQERVQYLVKLFFKTIQAHPAYERAAETGILRVPLADGYETRPFVTQVVPVWTRPHQNLFLVFHLQMAKYCAYPIDFPVVPKGAPRVRCVFHNHNTDAEVEGLAHTLYEWAQEMLDIEDGKVSSKIPVAARQAFTWTAEGETNGNGVKA